A window of Acinonyx jubatus isolate Ajub_Pintada_27869175 chromosome E4, VMU_Ajub_asm_v1.0, whole genome shotgun sequence contains these coding sequences:
- the CE4H1orf43 gene encoding protein C1orf43 homolog isoform X3, which yields MRFAMKSRRGPHVPVGHNAPKLQEEKSAGALAALLSERDGYGLNSGCFGDLREEIDIRLSRVQDIKYEPQLLADGDARLLQLEAQGNQSCYNYLYRMKALDAVRASEIPFHAEGRHPRSLMGKNFRSYLLDLRNTSTPFKGVRKALIDTLLDGYETARYGTGVFGQSEYLRYQEALSELAAVVKARSGSSQRQHQSAAKDLTQSPEVSPTTIQVTYLPSSQKSKRAKHFLELKSFKDNYNTLESTL from the exons ATGCGCTTTGCAATGAAATCCCGAAGGGGACCTCATGTCCCCGTGGGACACAACGCCCCCAAG ttacaagaagaaaaatctgctGGGGCTCTGGCAGCCCTTTTAAGTGAGAGAGATGGATATGGACTTAACAGTGGTTGCTTCGGG GACTTGAGAGAGGAGATTGACATTCGGCTGTCCAGGGTTCAAGACATCAAGTATGAACCTCAGCTCCTTGCAGACGGTGATGCGAGACTGCTCCAGCTGGAAGCCCAGGGAAATCAGA GCTGCTACAACTACCTGTACAGGATGAAAGCCCTGGACGCCGTCCGCGCCTCTG AGATCCCGTTTCATGCTGAAGGCAGGCATCCCCGTTCCTTAATGGGCAAGAATTTCCGCTCCTACCTGCTAGATCTCCGGAACACTAGTACTCCTTTTAAGGGTGTGCGCAAGGCCCTCATCGACACCCTGCTGGATGGCTATGAGACAGCCCGCTATGGGACGGGG gTCTTTGGGCAGAGTGAGTACCTGCGCTACCAGGAGGCCCTGAGTGAGCTGGCCGCCGT GGTCAAAGCGCGAAGCGGGAGCTCTCAGAGACAGCACCAGTCAGCCGCCAAAGACCTAACCCAGTCTCCTGAAGTCTCCCCGACAACCATCCAGGTGACCTACCTCCCTTCCAGTCAGAAGAGTAAACGTGCCAAGCACTTTCTTGAACTGAAGAGCTTTAAGGACAACTATAACACACTGGAAAGTACTCTGTGA
- the CE4H1orf43 gene encoding protein C1orf43 homolog isoform X4 — translation MRFAMKSRRGPHVPVGHNAPKDLREEIDIRLSRVQDIKYEPQLLADGDARLLQLEAQGNQSCYNYLYRMKALDAVRASEIPFHAEGRHPRSLMGKNFRSYLLDLRNTSTPFKGVRKALIDTLLDGYETARYGTGVFGQSEYLRYQEALSELAAVVKARSGSSQRQHQSAAKDLTQSPEVSPTTIQVTYLPSSQKSKRAKHFLELKSFKDNYNTLESTL, via the exons ATGCGCTTTGCAATGAAATCCCGAAGGGGACCTCATGTCCCCGTGGGACACAACGCCCCCAAG GACTTGAGAGAGGAGATTGACATTCGGCTGTCCAGGGTTCAAGACATCAAGTATGAACCTCAGCTCCTTGCAGACGGTGATGCGAGACTGCTCCAGCTGGAAGCCCAGGGAAATCAGA GCTGCTACAACTACCTGTACAGGATGAAAGCCCTGGACGCCGTCCGCGCCTCTG AGATCCCGTTTCATGCTGAAGGCAGGCATCCCCGTTCCTTAATGGGCAAGAATTTCCGCTCCTACCTGCTAGATCTCCGGAACACTAGTACTCCTTTTAAGGGTGTGCGCAAGGCCCTCATCGACACCCTGCTGGATGGCTATGAGACAGCCCGCTATGGGACGGGG gTCTTTGGGCAGAGTGAGTACCTGCGCTACCAGGAGGCCCTGAGTGAGCTGGCCGCCGT GGTCAAAGCGCGAAGCGGGAGCTCTCAGAGACAGCACCAGTCAGCCGCCAAAGACCTAACCCAGTCTCCTGAAGTCTCCCCGACAACCATCCAGGTGACCTACCTCCCTTCCAGTCAGAAGAGTAAACGTGCCAAGCACTTTCTTGAACTGAAGAGCTTTAAGGACAACTATAACACACTGGAAAGTACTCTGTGA
- the CE4H1orf43 gene encoding protein C1orf43 homolog isoform X2, with product MASGSNWLSGVNVVLVMAYGSLVFVLLFIFVKRQIMRFAMKSRRGPHVPVGHNAPKDLREEIDIRLSRVQDIKYEPQLLADGDARLLQLEAQGNQSCYNYLYRMKALDAVRASEIPFHAEGRHPRSLMGKNFRSYLLDLRNTSTPFKGVRKALIDTLLDGYETARYGTGVFGQSEYLRYQEALSELAAVVKARSGSSQRQHQSAAKDLTQSPEVSPTTIQVTYLPSSQKSKRAKHFLELKSFKDNYNTLESTL from the exons ATGGCGTCCGGCAGTAACTGGTTGTCCGGCGTGAACGTCGTGCTGGTGATGGCCTACGGGAGCCTG GTGTTCGTActgctgtttatttttgtgaagaggCAAATCATGCGCTTTGCAATGAAATCCCGAAGGGGACCTCATGTCCCCGTGGGACACAACGCCCCCAAG GACTTGAGAGAGGAGATTGACATTCGGCTGTCCAGGGTTCAAGACATCAAGTATGAACCTCAGCTCCTTGCAGACGGTGATGCGAGACTGCTCCAGCTGGAAGCCCAGGGAAATCAGA GCTGCTACAACTACCTGTACAGGATGAAAGCCCTGGACGCCGTCCGCGCCTCTG AGATCCCGTTTCATGCTGAAGGCAGGCATCCCCGTTCCTTAATGGGCAAGAATTTCCGCTCCTACCTGCTAGATCTCCGGAACACTAGTACTCCTTTTAAGGGTGTGCGCAAGGCCCTCATCGACACCCTGCTGGATGGCTATGAGACAGCCCGCTATGGGACGGGG gTCTTTGGGCAGAGTGAGTACCTGCGCTACCAGGAGGCCCTGAGTGAGCTGGCCGCCGT GGTCAAAGCGCGAAGCGGGAGCTCTCAGAGACAGCACCAGTCAGCCGCCAAAGACCTAACCCAGTCTCCTGAAGTCTCCCCGACAACCATCCAGGTGACCTACCTCCCTTCCAGTCAGAAGAGTAAACGTGCCAAGCACTTTCTTGAACTGAAGAGCTTTAAGGACAACTATAACACACTGGAAAGTACTCTGTGA
- the CFAP141 gene encoding cilia- and flagella-associated protein 141 isoform X2, which yields MSVGKTTKVEESFQRVLGFKKMVDRWQNSHTHCMWQTPLGQRRNLYAALRMQDTREQELALANKQLLMARRAALHQLLEQEHQQYQQELNLTGRAFYVERL from the exons ATGTCTGTGGGAAAGACCACGAAAGTAGAAGAG AGTTTTCAAAGGGTCCTGGGATTTAAGAAGATGGTCGACAG GTGGCAGAATTCACACACCCACTGTATGTGGCAGACGCCGCTGGGCCAGAGGAGAAACCTGTATGCTGCCCTAAGGATGCAGGACACCAGGGAACAGGAGTTGGCACTGGCCAACAAGCAGCTGCTGATG GCCCGTCGAGCGGCCCTGCACCAGCTGCTTGAACAGGAGCATCAGCAGTACCAGCAGGAACTGAATCTGACGGGCAGAGCATTTTACGTGGAGAGACTCTGA
- the CE4H1orf43 gene encoding protein C1orf43 homolog isoform X1 encodes MASGSNWLSGVNVVLVMAYGSLVFVLLFIFVKRQIMRFAMKSRRGPHVPVGHNAPKLQEEKSAGALAALLSERDGYGLNSGCFGDLREEIDIRLSRVQDIKYEPQLLADGDARLLQLEAQGNQSCYNYLYRMKALDAVRASEIPFHAEGRHPRSLMGKNFRSYLLDLRNTSTPFKGVRKALIDTLLDGYETARYGTGVFGQSEYLRYQEALSELAAVVKARSGSSQRQHQSAAKDLTQSPEVSPTTIQVTYLPSSQKSKRAKHFLELKSFKDNYNTLESTL; translated from the exons ATGGCGTCCGGCAGTAACTGGTTGTCCGGCGTGAACGTCGTGCTGGTGATGGCCTACGGGAGCCTG GTGTTCGTActgctgtttatttttgtgaagaggCAAATCATGCGCTTTGCAATGAAATCCCGAAGGGGACCTCATGTCCCCGTGGGACACAACGCCCCCAAG ttacaagaagaaaaatctgctGGGGCTCTGGCAGCCCTTTTAAGTGAGAGAGATGGATATGGACTTAACAGTGGTTGCTTCGGG GACTTGAGAGAGGAGATTGACATTCGGCTGTCCAGGGTTCAAGACATCAAGTATGAACCTCAGCTCCTTGCAGACGGTGATGCGAGACTGCTCCAGCTGGAAGCCCAGGGAAATCAGA GCTGCTACAACTACCTGTACAGGATGAAAGCCCTGGACGCCGTCCGCGCCTCTG AGATCCCGTTTCATGCTGAAGGCAGGCATCCCCGTTCCTTAATGGGCAAGAATTTCCGCTCCTACCTGCTAGATCTCCGGAACACTAGTACTCCTTTTAAGGGTGTGCGCAAGGCCCTCATCGACACCCTGCTGGATGGCTATGAGACAGCCCGCTATGGGACGGGG gTCTTTGGGCAGAGTGAGTACCTGCGCTACCAGGAGGCCCTGAGTGAGCTGGCCGCCGT GGTCAAAGCGCGAAGCGGGAGCTCTCAGAGACAGCACCAGTCAGCCGCCAAAGACCTAACCCAGTCTCCTGAAGTCTCCCCGACAACCATCCAGGTGACCTACCTCCCTTCCAGTCAGAAGAGTAAACGTGCCAAGCACTTTCTTGAACTGAAGAGCTTTAAGGACAACTATAACACACTGGAAAGTACTCTGTGA
- the CFAP141 gene encoding cilia- and flagella-associated protein 141 isoform X1: MSVGKTTKVEESFQRVLGFKKMVDRWQNSHTHCMWQTPLGQRRNLYAALRMQDTREQELALANKQLLMVSSRKGDLKPHPHCPAKSAGVPSSSLLPVLAQCICL, encoded by the exons ATGTCTGTGGGAAAGACCACGAAAGTAGAAGAG AGTTTTCAAAGGGTCCTGGGATTTAAGAAGATGGTCGACAG GTGGCAGAATTCACACACCCACTGTATGTGGCAGACGCCGCTGGGCCAGAGGAGAAACCTGTATGCTGCCCTAAGGATGCAGGACACCAGGGAACAGGAGTTGGCACTGGCCAACAAGCAGCTGCTGATGGTGAGTTCTCGCAAGGGTGACCTGAAGCCTCACCCTCACTGCCCTGCAAAGTCCGCCGGGGTCCCAAGCTCTTCACTGCTGCCAGTACTTGCCCAATGTATCTGCCTCTGA